The Candidatus Angelobacter sp. genomic sequence TGCAAGCCGGGTTGCTGGGTCTGTTCGCCGTCGTGGCGCTGCTGCTGGCCGCGGTCGGTCTCTACGGCCTGTTGGCGTATCTGGTGACACAGCGCCAGCGTGAGATCGGGGTCCGCGTGGCGCTTGGCGCGGAAAAGCGGCACGTGCTCTCGCTCGTGATCGGGCAGGGGATGAAACTGGCGCTTGCCGGCATTGCCATTGGCATCGTCGCTGCGCTGGCATCCACACGCGTCATCCGCGGCCTCCTCTACGGAATCGCGCCAACCGATCCCGCGACCTTCGCCGCTGTGTCGCTGGTTCTCGTCATCACAGCTCTGCTCGCTTGCTGGTTGCCCGCGCGCAAGGCGGCTCGTGTCGAACCGATGGTGGCTCTGCGGAATGAATGATGGCTCGCAAATTCCATTAAGCATGAAAGACCTCAAATTCGCCTTCCGCCAGTTGCTGAAAAATCCCGGCTTCACCGCGGTGGCGGTGCTCACGCTCGCGCTGGGCATCGGTGCCAACACCGCAATCTTCAGCATCATCAATGGCGTACTGTTGAAACCATTGCCCTATCCCGAATCGTCTCGTCTCGTGGCGTTGTTCGAGAACCATCGGGAACAGGGACAGGATTTCGTGCCCCTGAGTGCGCCGGCGTTCACAGACTGGCGCGCACAAAGCACCGTGTTCGAGGATCTGGCCGCTTACCAGCCCGGCGGATTTGATCTCACCGGCACGGGCGATCCCGCACGGCTGTTTGGCGTGCGCGCGTCGGCCAGCCTGTTTCCGCTCCTGCGCGTTCGACCGCTGCTGGGACGTGGCTTCACTGAGGACGAGGACAAGTCTGGTGGGAATCGCGTGGTGGTATTGGCGCACAAATTGTGGCGGGAACGCTTTCAGAGCAACCGGGACGTGATCGGGAAAAGCATCACGTTGGACGGCAATGTTTATTCCATCATCGGCGTGATGCCTGCGGAGTTTCGCTTCGCAGGAATCGATGCGGATATCTGGCTGTCCATGGCATTTCAACCCTTCGAGATAGAGAACCGCGGTGGCCACAACTACAAGGCGATCGGCCGTCTCAAACCCGGCGCAACGCTGGAGCAGGCCCGCCGGGAAATGAACGTCATCGCCGGACGTCTCTCGGGCCAGTACGAGCTGTCGCGCGGCTGGGGCGTCACGGTGTTCCCGTTGCAAGAACAGATCGTGCGGGGATCGACGCGGTCCCTTTACATCTTGTTTGGTGCCGTTGGCTTCGTCCTGCTCATCGCTTGCGCAAACGTCGCGAATCTGTTGCTGGCCCGCGCCTCGGTGCGAACGCGCGAGTTCGCCATTCGCGGAGCGCTCGGAGCCGGACGTTCGATCATCGTCCGTCAGTTGGTATTGGAGAGTTTGCTTTTGGCTGGCCTCGGCGCGCTCGCCGGCTGGTTTCTGGCAAATTGGGCCCTGGCCGTAGTGCTGAAGATGGGCGCCGCGGGATTGCCGCGGTTGGAGAATGTGCGACTGGACGGCGGAGTGGCCGTGTTCGCCGTCTTGGTGACCTTGGCCGCGGGAATCGCTTTCGGACTCGCGCCGGCCTGGTTCGCTTCTCGCATCAGCCTTGGAGAAGTCTTGAAGGATACGGCCCGCGGTTCCACGTCAGCTCGGGGCCAGTGGCTTCGCGGAAGCTTCGCCGTGGTTCAGCTTGGTTTGGCCATCGTGCTGGTAGTGGGTGCGACCCTGATGCTGCGCAGCTTTGGACGCATTCGGACGCTCGATCCGGGCTATCAACCGGACCACATTCTTACGGCCTCGCTCACGATGCCGGACGACCGGTTTCCCGGCAATGACGTCCGCGAACGCGAGCCATTTCGCAAGGCGTTTCTCGCCCGGGTCGTCGAACGCGCCGCCGCCCTGCCAGGCGTCGAATCCGCCGCGTCGGTCATGGGCATGCCACTGACGATCATTGGCGCAAGCTCTCAGGTCTTCGTGCTGGGTCGGCCCGAGCCGAAACCTTCGGAGCCGCAGGCGGCCGGCTACTCGCAAGTCAGCCCCAATTATTTCCAGACGATGGGAATTACGCTTCTTCGAGGAAGACATTTCGATGGACGCGACTCGGTGGACGCGCCGTTCGTCGCCATCGTGAACGAATCTTTCACCCGCGTCTTCTTTCCAAATCAAGAACCCATCGGCCAGCGGCTCCGCATCATGGACAGCTATCGCGACCGGCCCACCGAGATTGTCGGCATCATTCGCGATACCCGGCAACGGGGAATCACCGCGAACCCGGGTCCGGAGATGTATTTCCCCGTGGCACAGAGGTGCTGGGCCAACGGCCAGATCGTGCTGAAGACAAAGGGCGATCCTGCCGCGATGATCCCGGCACTCACCAAAGCCGTGGCAGACCTGGACTCCCGGCAGCCGCTCTACTTCGTCAGGGCACTGTCTTCGCTGATGGAGGAATCAACCACTCAACAGCGGCTGCAAACCGTGCTGTTGTCCGTCTTCTCTACAATCGCGCTGATTCTGGCGCTCGTCGGTGTCTATGGAGTGATGGCCTGCGCCGTGGCTCAACGACACCATGAGATCGGTGTGCGGATGTCCCTGGGCGCGCAACGACAGCAGGTGCTGGCCATGATCATGGGGCAGGCAATGAAACTGTCCGCCGTAGGAATCTTGCTCGGTTTGGCGGCTGCATACGCGCTGACCGGGATGCTGCGCAGTCTCCTCTTCGAAATCAGCCCCACCGATCCGCTTACGTTTGCCCTGGTTCCCTGCGTGCTCGCTATCGCCGCACTTGCGGGGAGTTGGCTGCCGGCGCGCAAGGCGGCTCGCGTCGATCCAATGGAGGCATTGCGCCATGAATGATCTCAAATTTGCTTTTCGCCAGTTGCAGAAGAATCCCGGATTCACCGCCGTGGCGGTGCTCACACTGGCCCTTGGTATCGGAGCCGCCACGGCGTTGTTCAGTGTTGTCTATGGCGTCTTGATCAGCCCGTATCCTTACGCGAGGCCCGGTGAAATCTGGACGCCGGGCCTCCACAGTGCCAGCGCCAACCAGAGAATGCGTCCTTACCGGCCGAATGAATATCTGCAAATGACCAAGCTGTCCGCCTTTTCAGATGTCATGGCGACGGGTCCGGGAAACGTTCTTTTGACGGGCGAATTTGATCCCGAAAGCATTCGCGCAATCCGCGTTTCCGGCAACGCGTTTCAATTTCTCGGCGTGCCACCGTTATTCGGCCGCACGATCCAGCCGTCGGACATTCGTCCGACCGGCGAGCCGGAGTTGGTCACGGTGCTGAGTTTCCGCCGCTGGCAAAAGCTCTTCGGCAACGATACCAACATCCTCGGCAAAACGCTGCGGTTGGACGATCAGCCGCACACCATCATTGGCGTCATGTCTCCGCGTTTCGGATGGTGGACCGATGACGGAGTCTGGCTGCCCATGGGGATTGATTCACGTGATCAGCGGGGAGTTTTCCCGATCATTCGATTAAGCCCGGGCGTCTCATCCGCCGCCGCACAACAGCAGTTGCACGCTCTGCAACTGGAGCTGGCAAAAATGAATCCGTCCGGGTTTCCCAAAGATGAGTTTGCCACGAGCCTGACCAATTATCTGGACATCACGGCGGCCAGTGGCGAGATGCAGCGAAGCCTGCAGTTGCTTCTCGGCGCCGTCGGATTCCTGCTGTTGATCGCCTGCGCCAACGTGGCCAATCTGCAGCTTGCCCGCGCAACGTCGAGATCGCGTGAAATGGCGATCCGTCTTTCAATCGGCGCCGGACGCAGTCAGATAGTGCGGCAGTTGTTGACCGAGAGTGTTCTTGTGTCGCTGCTGGGCGGCGCGCTCGGCCTGTTGTTCGCCTTCTGGATCACCCGCCTGATGCTGTTGTTGATGCCCGGCTTTTACGTTCCGAACGAGGCCCGGATCGAGGTCAATGGATACGTTTTATTTTTCAGTCTGATCATCTCGGTGGTGACCGGAATCCTCTTTGGGCTGGTGCCCGCTCTTCAATCATCACGGCCCAATCTGGTCGAGGCGCTGAAGGACGAGTCGCGAGGTTCCGCGGCTTCAGCCGGGGGAAAGACGCGATCATTGCTGGTGATTGCGGAGGTGGCCTTGTCCGTGGTGCTGCTCGTCAGTGCCGGTCTGACGATCCGGAGTTTTGTCGCGTTGCAAAAAGTTGAGCTGGGCTTTCGCCCCGAACGGGTGATGACTGTGAACCTGCCCCTGCCACCGAAACATTACGCGACCTGGGATCAACGCAATCGCTTTGCCGAAGAATTGCTGGAACGCGCCAAAAATCTTCCCGGAGTCCAGGCGGTAACGATCGGCAATGGCGGGCTTCCTTTCGGCGGACCCTCCTCCGCCTTTGCCATCGAAGGCCAGACGGATACCGAGGCGCGCCAGATCATGCTGCAACTGGTCAGTGCCGATTACTTGAGCACTGTTGGTGTTCCGCTCCGGCAGGGACGCATGTTGACGGAGCGGGAGATCAAAGGCTCGCAAAACGTCGCGGTCATCAACGAGGCGGCGGTGAAATTCTGGGCGGCCGGAGAAAATCCCATCGGTCGGCGTCTCCGTTTGGATTTGTTGGAAAAGCCGGGAGGTCCGGTACTCACACCGACGAATTCCTCGCCTTACGTCACGATTGTCGGTGTGGTGGGCAACACGCGCAACGACGATCTACGAAACGACCCGCAACCGGCGGTTCTTTTGCCCTACACACTTCTGGCGCCGCCGGGACGTACTCTCGCCCTTCGCACCCGTGGTGATCCGAAATCACTCATGAACGCCCTGCGAATGCAGGTGCGCGAGATGGACAAGGAACAACCGATCAACGGCCCGACCACGTTCGAGGAGGAAGTGGGCTTTCGAACCGCGCAACCCCGCTTCATCATGGCGTTGTTCAGTCTGTTTGCGGCGCTCGGTCTCGCGCTGGCGCTGGCCGGCATCTACAGCGTTCTTTCCTATCTGGTGACTCGCCGGACGCACGAAATCGGCGTGCGCATGGCGCTCGGCGCCCGGCGCGGAGATGTGCTCCGTTTGATCTTCAAAACCGGTGGCAGGCTCGTGGGCCTCGGGCTGGTCGTGGGAGTCATTGCCAGTTTCGGCGTCGCCCGGATGCTCGGCAGTCAGATCGAACTTTTCCAGGTGCGGGCTGCTGATCCCGTGTCGTTCCTGGGCGTGATGCTGCTGCTCGGCGCAGTCGCGATGGTGGCGTGTTACATCCCCGCCCGTCGGGCCACAAAAGTGGATCCGATGAACGCTTTGCGTTATGAATGATCTGAAATTCGCCTTTCGCCAACTGCTAAAGTACAAGGGCTCGTCGCTGCTGGCCGTGTTGATTCTCGCGCTGGGCATCGGCGGAACGACGGCCGTGTTCAGCGTCGCCGACAAGGTGTTATTGAACCCGATTCCCGGCCGCAACGCTGATCGGCTGATCACAATGGCAGAAGTAGATGTCATGCATGATTCTCACTGGAACGCTTCTCCGCCGTTGATCCAGGAGCTGACCACCTGCTCCAATCTGATTGATTCGCTGACCTACTGCTTCCAGGGAGCGGCGGAAAGGAAGTTCCCGGTCGCTGAAAAGGTCGTCAAACTCCATGGCGCGACCGTGGCACCCAACTTCTTCGACCTGCTCGAGCTGCGACCCCTGGCAGGTCGAACATTCTTCGCCGGAGAAGGCCGCGACGGAAGCGCGCCGACGATTGTGGTCAGTGAGGGATTCTGGCGTCAGTACTTTGGGGCCGATCCGGGCCTGATCGGACGAAGCATCGAATTGGATGGAAAGGCTCACCTGGTGATCGGCATCA encodes the following:
- a CDS encoding ABC transporter permease, whose amino-acid sequence is MKDLKFAFRQLLKNPGFTAVAVLTLALGIGANTAIFSIINGVLLKPLPYPESSRLVALFENHREQGQDFVPLSAPAFTDWRAQSTVFEDLAAYQPGGFDLTGTGDPARLFGVRASASLFPLLRVRPLLGRGFTEDEDKSGGNRVVVLAHKLWRERFQSNRDVIGKSITLDGNVYSIIGVMPAEFRFAGIDADIWLSMAFQPFEIENRGGHNYKAIGRLKPGATLEQARREMNVIAGRLSGQYELSRGWGVTVFPLQEQIVRGSTRSLYILFGAVGFVLLIACANVANLLLARASVRTREFAIRGALGAGRSIIVRQLVLESLLLAGLGALAGWFLANWALAVVLKMGAAGLPRLENVRLDGGVAVFAVLVTLAAGIAFGLAPAWFASRISLGEVLKDTARGSTSARGQWLRGSFAVVQLGLAIVLVVGATLMLRSFGRIRTLDPGYQPDHILTASLTMPDDRFPGNDVREREPFRKAFLARVVERAAALPGVESAASVMGMPLTIIGASSQVFVLGRPEPKPSEPQAAGYSQVSPNYFQTMGITLLRGRHFDGRDSVDAPFVAIVNESFTRVFFPNQEPIGQRLRIMDSYRDRPTEIVGIIRDTRQRGITANPGPEMYFPVAQRCWANGQIVLKTKGDPAAMIPALTKAVADLDSRQPLYFVRALSSLMEESTTQQRLQTVLLSVFSTIALILALVGVYGVMACAVAQRHHEIGVRMSLGAQRQQVLAMIMGQAMKLSAVGILLGLAAAYALTGMLRSLLFEISPTDPLTFALVPCVLAIAALAGSWLPARKAARVDPMEALRHE
- a CDS encoding ABC transporter permease is translated as MNDLKFAFRQLQKNPGFTAVAVLTLALGIGAATALFSVVYGVLISPYPYARPGEIWTPGLHSASANQRMRPYRPNEYLQMTKLSAFSDVMATGPGNVLLTGEFDPESIRAIRVSGNAFQFLGVPPLFGRTIQPSDIRPTGEPELVTVLSFRRWQKLFGNDTNILGKTLRLDDQPHTIIGVMSPRFGWWTDDGVWLPMGIDSRDQRGVFPIIRLSPGVSSAAAQQQLHALQLELAKMNPSGFPKDEFATSLTNYLDITAASGEMQRSLQLLLGAVGFLLLIACANVANLQLARATSRSREMAIRLSIGAGRSQIVRQLLTESVLVSLLGGALGLLFAFWITRLMLLLMPGFYVPNEARIEVNGYVLFFSLIISVVTGILFGLVPALQSSRPNLVEALKDESRGSAASAGGKTRSLLVIAEVALSVVLLVSAGLTIRSFVALQKVELGFRPERVMTVNLPLPPKHYATWDQRNRFAEELLERAKNLPGVQAVTIGNGGLPFGGPSSAFAIEGQTDTEARQIMLQLVSADYLSTVGVPLRQGRMLTEREIKGSQNVAVINEAAVKFWAAGENPIGRRLRLDLLEKPGGPVLTPTNSSPYVTIVGVVGNTRNDDLRNDPQPAVLLPYTLLAPPGRTLALRTRGDPKSLMNALRMQVREMDKEQPINGPTTFEEEVGFRTAQPRFIMALFSLFAALGLALALAGIYSVLSYLVTRRTHEIGVRMALGARRGDVLRLIFKTGGRLVGLGLVVGVIASFGVARMLGSQIELFQVRAADPVSFLGVMLLLGAVAMVACYIPARRATKVDPMNALRYE